In one Corallococcus sp. EGB genomic region, the following are encoded:
- a CDS encoding NAD(P)/FAD-dependent oxidoreductase, protein MPIFDKAIIGAGGGAMYYLDARMGSDLTSGIREQLTKQFEKIASLEARKKALEHLLFVGDRDTDRAKAPEDGSLLDLTSKRAVFKNTVLIGMVNPWHINKGDRYTSRGGNYVVNHSRQVISTRPLSSFRNDQSRATVKAEWQKVFQTSEDVEGQETLFAQSQGYTTRESFKDEWLDIIGRAENLGLTRLWGNVTKIEWKGQGNEDEKHFEITFTPEVSETTPSPIKARELLLMTGNGSYLKPTEANGIKAPEDWEDDDRIMDMDQLMRFLATTGEKRKRICIQGGNAAIDAVEQAIRYGHEVHWLVRSGVNILANSLLVHAPGLSAESANGSYLREGVTSKFKKGVSLAEIESKSATKLHVKAYSLADEKTGKGESEVVTKKKTLVADIDDVDYYVYCIGQEVNDSPSGVAKLLVSSNLLTQLGRGIDEAQLELIYDEGWLFRSLTHRKDAVKEAAIGLRKTFSQKCRIDVLGAASFMLVSPQGKLGSKLKPLTNYQIQSVADVRQLAALKDVMRAYCNTLSGASLDPANVNFLGGTKNEIAAFIAMHYEFIPPVVADELTSFLMRVRTREEFTNGYSGSEVTGIQAALKKIDKYFKEHEDVRTFLEKKMTQVVMDYRKLMLAPFQVEISTLGWADILRED, encoded by the coding sequence ATGCCCATCTTCGACAAGGCCATCATCGGCGCCGGTGGCGGTGCCATGTATTACCTCGATGCGCGCATGGGGTCCGACCTCACGTCGGGCATCCGGGAGCAGCTCACGAAGCAGTTCGAGAAGATAGCGAGCCTGGAGGCTCGCAAGAAGGCGCTGGAGCACCTGCTCTTCGTCGGCGACCGGGACACCGACAGGGCGAAGGCCCCGGAGGACGGGTCGCTCCTGGACCTCACGTCCAAGCGCGCCGTGTTCAAGAACACGGTGCTCATCGGCATGGTCAACCCGTGGCACATCAACAAGGGCGACCGGTACACGTCGCGCGGGGGCAACTACGTCGTCAATCACTCACGCCAGGTGATCAGCACCCGGCCGCTCTCCTCGTTCCGAAACGATCAGTCCCGGGCCACGGTGAAGGCCGAGTGGCAGAAGGTCTTCCAGACGAGCGAGGACGTGGAAGGCCAGGAGACGCTGTTCGCGCAGTCCCAGGGCTACACGACCCGCGAGAGCTTCAAGGACGAGTGGCTGGACATCATTGGCCGCGCGGAGAACCTGGGGCTGACCCGCCTCTGGGGAAACGTGACGAAGATCGAGTGGAAGGGGCAGGGGAACGAGGACGAAAAGCACTTCGAGATCACCTTCACCCCGGAGGTCTCCGAGACTACGCCCTCGCCCATCAAGGCCCGCGAGCTGCTGCTGATGACGGGCAACGGGAGCTACCTCAAGCCGACGGAGGCCAACGGCATCAAGGCCCCCGAGGACTGGGAGGACGACGATCGGATCATGGACATGGATCAGCTCATGCGCTTCCTCGCGACGACCGGAGAGAAGCGCAAGCGGATCTGCATCCAGGGTGGAAACGCGGCCATCGACGCGGTCGAGCAGGCCATCCGGTACGGCCACGAGGTGCACTGGCTGGTGCGGTCCGGGGTGAACATCCTCGCCAACTCCCTGCTGGTGCACGCCCCCGGGCTCTCCGCCGAAAGCGCCAACGGGTCGTACCTGCGCGAGGGGGTGACGTCGAAGTTCAAGAAGGGCGTGAGCCTGGCGGAGATCGAAAGCAAGAGCGCCACGAAGCTCCACGTGAAGGCCTACTCACTGGCGGATGAGAAGACCGGCAAGGGAGAGAGCGAGGTCGTCACGAAGAAGAAGACGCTCGTCGCCGACATCGACGACGTGGACTACTACGTCTACTGCATCGGCCAGGAGGTGAACGACAGCCCCTCGGGGGTGGCGAAGCTGCTGGTCAGCAGCAACCTCCTGACGCAGCTGGGCCGCGGCATCGACGAGGCCCAGCTGGAGCTCATCTACGACGAGGGCTGGCTCTTCCGGAGCCTGACGCACCGGAAGGACGCCGTGAAGGAGGCCGCCATCGGGCTGCGCAAGACGTTCTCGCAGAAATGCCGCATCGACGTGCTGGGGGCGGCTTCCTTCATGCTGGTCTCCCCCCAGGGAAAGCTCGGGAGCAAGCTGAAGCCGCTGACGAACTATCAGATCCAATCCGTCGCGGACGTGCGCCAGCTCGCGGCGCTCAAGGACGTGATGCGGGCGTACTGCAACACCCTGAGCGGCGCCTCGCTGGACCCTGCGAACGTCAACTTCCTGGGCGGCACCAAGAACGAGATCGCTGCCTTCATCGCCATGCACTACGAGTTCATTCCGCCCGTCGTCGCGGACGAGCTCACCTCCTTCCTCATGCGCGTGCGGACGCGGGAGGAGTTCACCAACGGCTACAGCGGGAGCGAGGTGACGGGCATCCAGGCCGCCTTGAAGAAGATCGACAAGTACTTCAAGGAACATGAGGACGTCCGGACGTTCCTCGAGAAGAAGATGACGCAGGTGGTGATGGACTACCGGAAGCTCATGCTCGCGCCCTTCCAGGTGGAGATCTCTACGTTGGGGTGGGCGGACATTCTCCGGGAGGACTGA
- the xerD gene encoding site-specific tyrosine recombinase XerD: protein MEGLLDAFIAFIRAERGLSGKTVDAYAADLTVYFEDLRSRGKDDVARVTREDVLAHLMTLGKRGLGRRSQARHLAALRVFHRFLVAERLADKDPTEDVDTPKSPRKLPVFLTLEEVEQLLAAPDERTVTGLRDKAMIEVLYATGLRVTELCTLEINNVQLTSGYLVTRGKGSKERIVPLGRVAIEKVQEYLARSRPELLGRREAKELFVTPRGGGFTRQGFWKLLKRYALKAGIVKPLSPHKLRHSFATHLVERGADLRAVQQMLGHADLATTQIYTHVNSARLRKVYDEFHPRSDAFKPRPTARKRPAAS, encoded by the coding sequence ATGGAAGGACTGCTCGATGCGTTCATCGCCTTCATCCGCGCGGAGCGGGGCCTGTCCGGCAAGACGGTGGACGCCTACGCGGCGGACCTCACCGTCTACTTCGAGGACCTGCGCTCGCGCGGCAAGGACGACGTGGCGCGCGTCACCCGGGAGGACGTGCTCGCGCACCTGATGACGCTGGGCAAGCGGGGCCTGGGCCGCCGCAGCCAGGCGCGCCACCTGGCCGCGCTCCGCGTCTTCCACCGCTTCCTCGTCGCGGAGCGGCTGGCCGACAAGGACCCCACCGAGGACGTGGACACGCCGAAGTCGCCCCGCAAGCTGCCCGTGTTCCTCACGCTGGAGGAGGTGGAGCAGCTGCTCGCCGCTCCCGACGAGCGCACCGTCACCGGCCTGCGCGACAAGGCCATGATTGAAGTGCTCTACGCCACCGGCCTGCGCGTGACGGAGCTGTGCACGCTGGAGATCAACAACGTGCAGCTCACGTCCGGCTACCTCGTCACCCGGGGCAAGGGCTCCAAGGAGCGCATCGTCCCGCTGGGGCGCGTGGCCATTGAAAAGGTCCAGGAGTACCTGGCCCGGTCGCGGCCGGAGCTGTTGGGCAGGCGCGAGGCGAAGGAACTCTTCGTCACGCCGCGCGGCGGGGGCTTCACGCGGCAGGGCTTCTGGAAGCTGCTCAAGCGCTACGCGCTGAAGGCCGGCATCGTGAAGCCGCTGTCGCCGCACAAGCTGCGCCACTCGTTCGCCACGCACCTGGTGGAGCGCGGCGCGGACCTGCGCGCGGTGCAGCAGATGCTGGGCCACGCGGACCTGGCGACGACGCAGATCTACACGCACGTCAACAGCGCGCGGCTGCGCAAGGTGTACGACGAATTCCACCCGCGCAGCGACGCCTTCAAGCCCAGGCCCACCGCGCGCAAGCGTCCGGCCGCGTCATGA